Below is a window of Mytilus edulis unplaced genomic scaffold, xbMytEdul2.2 SCAFFOLD_1918, whole genome shotgun sequence DNA.
ggtcctgccttttttttttttagtttatcctgacttttttttacataaattgtcatcctgactttttttttttgcaagtgtctcatcctgtcttttttttatactcaaaactcctgtcctgcctattttttcaaatttcatcctagcccccccccccccccccccccccctaaaaaatcaaatggtagctcccttaccttATATGACACCTAACTTTCTGTACCAATATCAAAAGTCTTCCTATTGTACCATTGACAACCTACATAATTAGTTACAAACACATTTTTAGCGTGAAATAATTGAAGGAGGAGTAGAGATAGACACCTACACATTAGTTTTCTCTTACTTTTTGTTGATTTAAACCTGATCTGTCACCCACTAGATACACGTTTGTTAATACATATGTTTACTAAGTTGCTTGCAAGCGATTTCTGACCAAATCTATTCAAAATATCATAATTGTAATTTAGATTTGAACCACGAGACAAACAAATTTTACCACTTCATGCTGtgcccatattttgacaattacgatgattttgtcatttgataagtgactttcTGCTTCGAATTTTCCTcacagttcagtatttttgtgattttaaattttaatagagATTTTACACATTATTAATAGttgattttcatatttaaacatcTCAAAAACTTTTACTTTTTCAAGTAGAGAAATATCATAATCAATGGATtagaatatatatttcaaaaatcttaactgacatatataatcTTCCAAACAGATTGTTTGACTTTAATTATATATCTTTGATTTACTTCTTCTCATCTCATCTATGCTAACATTTAATGTGTCTTCAAAATTCATAGGCATTAACCAATTATTTACAGATCCTTTGAAAAGATTCGAAAAGTATGCCTTTTAGGATTGTTTACATATCATTGAAGAAATTGATATTATTCCAAGTGttcaaagtacatgtatatcgCAGGTCAATCATTGCAGTGGTAGAGTTTATATCTTTGGTATCCACGGACGAGGAAACAAAAAGTTTGTGTATTTTTTCAAATCATTACTGCCCTTCtatgcactttatttttttttattttgtactcaattaaactttataaaaagttATAACCTCCCTGAAAATTATTCTATTACATAATTCTATAgaataattatacaaaaaaatcGTTTTGATCTTTAGAAAAAACTGTACAATAATCTGATGTTAATAGGTCTTATTTAAATAACTGAAAAGTTATTGTCAAAAATACCTCTATAAAATTTTCTAGAGACAATATGTCACATGTGTGGCTTCCTTACATAATATGAATATTTATGGCATGTTAATCTGACAATTCTCATAAAAGCTGTCAGTATAATCTATTTAACATTTAAACTTGGTTATTTGGTCAACAGAAGGCATGCATTATTCAATTACTACAAATATAAAGGGCCGTTTTAATTATTAGgataattttcaaatgttttattataacaaaaggCATGCATTATTCAATTACTACAAATATAAAGGGCCGTTTTAATTATTAGGataattttcaaatgtttcattATAACAAGGTTTTGAAAAAACAAGTCTTTTGAATGTGACAAAACTATAATTGTTGAGGTTTTCTGTAAGTCTATAAAAATAGGTCAACCATAATAATTTAAAATCCATTGGAATTTCCAAGAAAATATAAATACCTATTTATTATTCCATGCagtattatatttaaattaactTTTTTGTAATACACCTGTACTTTAAAAAACATGCATGTAAACACAAATAATCGATCAACATTGTGTGCATTTATCCTTGACCACTGGTAAAAAAGCAAAATATAATTACTGCCATTGCATAAAATTCATGATGGAGTGTCACTACTAAAAATTTGAATTTGagctctattttttttattgcaaaccGGATACAAAAGCATCTCAAGTAACgcatttataaaatattgcagTTTTTCTGAATTTATAATACTTGTCAGGTTAAATGatcaatttcttttttcagatGTAATTGTCTCCTGGTATAACATTAATCAAATATgcatatacagtcaaacctgtgcATACGTCTCACTTGGGATCATTGAAAAATCCTACTATGAGAGTGGTGACCTTTGAATCAAGGTTCAAAATGCATATGTATTGCTACATCCAAACAAGTGTGATCTGACAAAACAGGTTTTGGTTCAATAGATATTACCTTTAaagcaggtttgactgtaatatttttcaagattttaaactttaaaaagattTCATGAAAAAGAGAggaaaaagataccagagggacattcaaactcaaagtcaaaaataaactgacaacgccatggctaaaaaagacaaaaaaaacccaaaaaaacaatagtacacaaaacacaacataaaaaaataaagactgtgcaacatgaaccccaccataactggggatgatctcaggtgatcAGAAAAGGGAAAGCAAATCCTGCTTATCATGTGGCACCTGTGGTGGTGTTCATGTGGGGCCTATATAAATCTATTCAATTTGCCATATACATGTGCATCATTGAGTTGTCATACTTTTTAAGaaccatattttttaaatttcaaaaagtggaAACCATGGACATACCTGGGTAGGGTCTATTTCTACCAGAGGGGGTACTTGATCTTTGACCTCCATCATTTGGAATGTCCAAAAGCCTTTCTATCATCATCATCTTTTGCTGACGAGCTTTAAGTCTTCCTTTTGTCAAGCGTTGCTTAGCAGCCATACATCTTATGTGATCATCGAAAACAAAACGTCCTGACAAAAGAGGAAGTGGTCTTGCATGCTGGGAACTAGGAGGTTTGTGGATGGTGATATGGAGCGATCGACTGTCATCCTTATCTCCTGTCACTTCTACATCCTACAAATACATTCAGGGCTAAGTaaatttactgtggattcataaatTATTCATGGAATATAATTGTCGTGGTAGAAGTTGATTCAGGAATTCAAAGTCTAATTCATGCCATGATGGAATACCAATTTTTGGGGTTTTAGCAAGTAAAATTGAACtgtaaatttaaatgttcaacaacgTACAAGTTCTCTATATGCATGTATACAGACTTTGGCAAActaaagaaaaatacaattttgcctcaatccacaaaaatttgtactcacaaaaataaaagaatccacaATTACTTGAATCTTAACTAGGTAGAGTGAATGAGGAGTCAGGTGTTGGTAGTTGGTATATTGTTGTTGTAATAACCTGGCTATGGTTTTTATGTTTAATAAGGCATGAGAAATTTACTTTGATATTCATTAATTAGTGTTTTTGTAAAAGTCCAGTGGTAACAACTAACAACAtcctgtttttgaaaaaaaaatatggaaaaataagtTGTTGCTAAACTTTTGTTTTGGTATAAAACAATTACTACTCACTTATATACAGTTGTTCTCTCTATTTATTACTTTTCACGAaaattcttgtttaaaaaagttattgagaTGCATactgaagaatttttttttatacaaatttcagGATTGACATATAAGGTTACAATATACATTATTACATTGATATCAAAGAAAAAAGATGCAAATTATATAACCATCTTTTTTGTGATACATCTTTTATTAGTCTCAAAGGTTGGATTATATCAAATGTGTCACTTGAATgctaataatataaaaagttagGATCATATGtcaaaaataatggaatttttaataatttagtataaaaaaaacatctttgtAGCACCATATGTACAATAGTGCTaacaatcaaataataaaaatagacATCCTTTTTCGATGGTTTTCCCTATTTTCTAATTCTACCAATATGCACATTAGACAATCCCTTACTTACAGCATCTAGCAAAATACAAACCATTAAGACCTAATACTAATGATATTTTAAActcaaaacttttaaaatcaaaCCATTTGTATAAACATTTCAGATTTtcagttataaataaactcatcatagatactaggattgaaattttgtattgcGGCAGACGAACTTTCgccttcaaaagactcatcagttacccTTGAttctaaaaatgtttaaaagtccaaataaagttgagagcattgaggaccaacattttctaaaagttttgccaaaaggttatatattaatatattcctgaagtagaaaagcctttatatttaaaaaaaatcaaagttttgtaaactaaATTTATAAGTATGATAAATTacttaattatatttaaaacaataactGAACATTtgtatacatgttaaaacatttAGAACCTACTTGTAAGAATCCAGCAAATCTAACAACTCCCCAGCCAAGTCTCTTTGTATCTGGTTCTACTAGAATTAACTGTATGCTGTCTATCACAAGAAAGCGACGTTCCATTTTTCTGTTGAAACAAGAAGAAAAGTTAAAAATTGATAACATctataaactaaaaaaaaggtATTTGGTTGAgttctaataaaatatttgttttatctattatcatctatatacatgtaactatggGGTTAAGGAGCTTAATTTATTCACCTCAAAATTTGGGtgggggtttgtgttgctctggCTTTGGTTTTCTATGCTGTTTTGTATactgatgtttgtttttatatcattCTATGCTGTTTTGTATactgatgtttgtttttatatcattttatgtgttttgtatactgatgtttgtttttatatcattttatgtgttttgtatactgatgtttgtttttatatcattCTATGCTGTTTTGTATactgatgtttgtttttatatcattttatgtgttttgtatactgatgtttgtttttatatcattctatgtgttttgtatactgatgtttgtttttatatcattttatgtgttttgtatactgatgtttgtttttatatcttctatgtgttttgtatactgatgtttgtttttatatcattctatgtgttttgtatactgatgtttgtttttatatcattttatgtgttttgtatactgatgtttgtttttatatcattttatgtgTTTCGTATactgatgtttgtttttatatcattttatgtgttttgccatggcattgtcttTAATTTtctcgactaatgagtttgaattatCTTTTGGTATCTGTGCTGATGCAGGTTAACATCTAACTAACATTTGGGCTTCTATTACAACTCAATTTAAATTATAGTATATGGTAGTCATACAGTCTCAGTATTTCATGTATGATTTGCAGAAATATATTTAGTCTTTTCAATGAAAGCTTTATTTTAGCCTTCAACTGATACTGTATGTTACAGTAGACATTAAACCTGATGAGTAGGTTACAGTATTATCTAAGCCTTCAATCCTCCCTTTTCAATGTATAGGATAAGGGTCAAAGTCATTTTTTGCATATCAATCTACTGTGTCATGAGTAATAAACCGATATTCCTAGGATTTTAAATTTAGATACCTGAAAGACTCATAAAGAAGTATCTTATATTACAATTGTAACCCTACACATACAGATACTATcttcaaaaactacattttactagaaaagTAATGAAATTTTTCTCTTGAAATAATATTAACTTAAAATAGCATCAAACACAGGGACTATTTCAAGAGCAATCTTTTTATAAGCTATAACTTTTCTGTACACAATCTCATATCTCATCACGTTCATGCAATTTTCAGCTTCTAAATTGTAATGTAGTAACTctcaatttaatatttatattgaaacTTTTTTTGCTTGCCTGGACATTTAATGAAGCATTTACTTTTGCTTTCTTGACTTCAGCTGATCAAGTGATAACATCAGGAGGGAAATTCCAGTCATTAATTTTACTGAATAGAAGCAAGATGATATAAAACACAAACAAGAAACCAGTCCTATGTGTCTTTCTCATCATTTTGTGTTTAAAGCAGTCTGCCATAATCCCAAGAAACCAGTTTCATTTTCTTTCTAATCATTTTGTGTTTAAAGGAGTCTGCCATAATCCCAAGAAACCAATTTCATATTATTTCTGAGTATTCTGTGTTTACAAAAGTCTGCCATAATCCCAAGAAACCAGCCTCATTTTCTTTCTCATCATTTTGTGATTAAAGTAGTCTGCCACCCAAAGAAACCATGCAGTCACGTTTTGAAATATAGTGATTTCTTTGTATCTAAAATTAGAATCCCTCAAATAGCTTGTTTACAATCAATAGCATCTTACGCAAAAAAACTCATTTGACCTCTTAGTTCATTATAGTTCTCATTTTCCAAGTATTAGAGCAAATGTCTTGCATTATCCatttttattgtcctgatttttATCTTTCCAAGAATTCTTTAGCATCAGACTGTCTTTGATCTTTTGGCGGGAAAACAAAGATAAGGAAAAACAAACATTTCTAACAGTGTAAACATCAACCTTAATGATTAAATCCCATTATACTATGTAAACACTTACTTGGAACAGATCAATTTAAAAAGATTGTCTTTTTCATGCCATACTTTGAATTCCAGGGAAAGTTTGTATGTCCAAAACATATGAACAAAACTTATTTGACCTTTTAGTTCATTATAGATCTCATTTCCTAGTGTTGGAGCATGTGTATTATATAATGCAATTTTATTATCCAGATTGTCATCTCTCATAGAATTCTTTAGCGTCAGACAGACTTTCATCTTTTGTCCAGAAAATAACGATAAGGAAAACAAACATTGCAAACAGTGTAAACATTAACCTTAAAGATTAAATCCCATTATACTAtataaacacttttaaaattatGGGTACTTTAAACATACCAATTTATAAAGATTTGTCtatttttgctatattttgaATACCAGCAAATAATCATTTTTGGTTATGCACAATGCCAGAAGGTACTTTAACTTTTCTTTAAGTATTACTGAAATGAAGTCAgctgttttattttataagaaatataaATCTAAGCAGATATTGTGAGGATGCACAGGCAATTGAAATCTGAAAATCTCTTTTCTAACTGTACTTGTGAACTTAGTAGGTACATTTCATCCAAATCAAGTCCAAATTTAAAATAACCCCATATGTAGTGAATTCTAGGTAGTTTATCTCAACGAACAAACAACAGCTGTGTGTTACTTTTGTTGTTgagtttatattataatttacttTGAATCAATATTTAGCTTAAGATGAATAAATGGATTTACAAAATAAAAGCTGACATTTATCTGGAAGGTTGACCTGAAAATAAACTTGCTTTACATGGAAAACCCTGAGAGCCAGAGTATTGGCATTTCCTGGAAACATCATCCAATTACGTCAATAACagctgagttttttttttaacacatataACAAAGGAATACCAGAACTTCATTGCAAATAAA
It encodes the following:
- the LOC139505613 gene encoding protein CLEC16A homolog → MERRFLVIDSIQLILVEPDTKRLGWGVVRFAGFLQDVEVTGDKDDSRSLHITIHKPPSSQHARPLPLLSGRFVFDDHIRCMAAKQRLTKGRLKARQQKMMMIERLLDIPNDGGQRSSTPSGRNRPYP